Proteins encoded in a region of the Chitinimonas sp. BJYL2 genome:
- a CDS encoding serine/threonine protein kinase, with protein MDQKPPFADLTPDTLLDAIDALGLPASGSLLALNSYENRVYQVGIDDAPPIIAKIYRPDRWTDAQIQEEHTYTQQLAAAEIPVIAPMVVNGNTLHSHAGYKLAVFARRGGRCPEIGQPDVLEWIGRFLGRIHAIGQTEPFVHRPAIDIHTFGEEPVAWLLDSDFIPTELRDDYRAQTQLALDGVRRAFDRAGNVATLRLHGDCHLGNILWTDAGPHFVDFDDARTGPAVQDLWMLLGGEREEQSRHLGDLLAGYEDFCEFNTRELHLVEALRTLRIIHYAAWLARRWTDPAFPAAFTWFGTAHYWQQHLLQLREQIAQMAEPPLWSH; from the coding sequence ATGGATCAAAAGCCCCCGTTTGCCGACCTCACCCCCGATACCCTGCTCGACGCGATCGACGCGCTGGGTCTGCCTGCCAGCGGCAGCCTGCTGGCCCTCAACAGTTACGAGAACCGCGTGTATCAGGTGGGCATCGATGACGCTCCGCCCATCATCGCCAAGATCTACCGCCCTGATCGCTGGACTGACGCGCAGATACAGGAAGAGCACACCTATACCCAGCAATTGGCCGCCGCTGAAATCCCCGTGATTGCACCGATGGTGGTCAACGGCAACACGCTGCACAGCCACGCTGGCTACAAGCTCGCCGTGTTTGCCCGCCGTGGCGGCCGCTGCCCCGAGATCGGCCAGCCCGATGTGCTGGAATGGATAGGCCGCTTTCTGGGCCGCATCCACGCCATCGGCCAGACCGAGCCCTTTGTGCACCGCCCGGCTATCGATATCCACACCTTTGGCGAGGAGCCGGTGGCCTGGCTGCTGGACAGCGATTTCATCCCCACCGAGCTGCGCGACGACTACCGTGCCCAGACGCAACTGGCGCTCGACGGCGTGCGCCGTGCGTTTGATCGGGCCGGCAATGTGGCGACGCTGCGTCTGCATGGCGATTGCCACCTCGGCAATATTCTCTGGACCGACGCCGGCCCGCACTTCGTGGATTTTGACGATGCCCGCACCGGCCCTGCCGTGCAGGACTTGTGGATGCTGCTCGGTGGCGAGCGCGAAGAGCAATCGCGCCATCTGGGCGATCTGCTCGCCGGTTACGAAGACTTCTGCGAGTTCAACACGCGCGAGCTGCATCTGGTCGAAGCGCTGCGCACTTTGCGCATCATCCATTACGCCGCCTGGCTGGCGCGGCGCTGGACGGACCCGGCCTTCCCGGCTGCCTTTACCTGGTTCGGCACCGCGCATTACTGGCAGCAGCATCTGCTGCAACTGCGCGAGCAGATTGCACAGATGGCTGAACCGCCCTTGTGGTCCCACTGA
- a CDS encoding DUF1993 family protein produces MSLSMYQASIPVFIRMLGNLSNLLDKALAHAEAKKFDPTILVNGRLAPDMFPLSRQIQIATDGVKGCAARLAGVEIPSYADTETTIDELKARIARTVAFLQTFTPAQIDGTEDKTVTLKLRGEETQFQGQPYLLDFVLPNLYFHITTAYAILRHNGVEIGKRDYLGPY; encoded by the coding sequence ATGAGCCTTTCGATGTACCAAGCCTCGATCCCCGTGTTCATCCGCATGCTGGGCAATCTCAGCAACCTGCTCGACAAGGCCTTGGCCCACGCCGAGGCCAAGAAGTTCGATCCGACCATCCTGGTGAACGGCCGTCTGGCGCCCGATATGTTCCCGTTGTCGCGGCAGATCCAGATCGCCACCGATGGCGTGAAGGGCTGCGCTGCGCGTCTGGCAGGGGTCGAGATTCCCAGTTATGCCGATACCGAGACCACCATCGACGAACTCAAGGCCCGCATCGCCAGGACGGTGGCTTTCCTGCAAACGTTTACGCCTGCACAAATCGACGGTACCGAAGACAAGACCGTCACGCTCAAGCTGCGCGGCGAGGAGACCCAGTTCCAGGGCCAGCCCTATCTGCTCGACTTTGTGCTGCCCAATCTGTATTTCCACATCACCACGGCTTACGCCATCCTGCGCCATAACGGGGTCGAGATCGGCAAGCGCGATTATCTGGGCCCTTATTAA
- a CDS encoding glycine zipper 2TM domain-containing protein, with amino-acid sequence MNKSMMMGAMIGGAAVLSFGAVAGYQTLKGPDYAEVLSVTAAHKEVKTPEQQCEQVQVVQKAPVKDEHRVAGTVIGGLVGGLLGNQVGGGNGKKLATAAGVAGGAYAGNQMQKNLQNKDTVTRTEQRCKTVTRTREELVGYDVRYRLDGKEATVRMDLPPTSDRIPVKDGQLELSAVTPAKPQA; translated from the coding sequence ATGAACAAGTCAATGATGATGGGTGCCATGATCGGTGGTGCCGCCGTACTGTCCTTTGGTGCGGTGGCCGGCTACCAGACGCTCAAAGGGCCGGACTACGCCGAGGTGCTCAGCGTTACTGCCGCGCACAAAGAGGTCAAAACGCCCGAGCAGCAATGCGAGCAGGTTCAGGTGGTGCAAAAAGCCCCGGTCAAGGACGAGCATCGCGTTGCGGGCACGGTGATCGGTGGACTGGTCGGTGGACTGCTGGGCAACCAGGTAGGCGGTGGTAACGGCAAGAAGCTGGCCACGGCGGCCGGCGTGGCTGGTGGTGCCTACGCGGGCAACCAGATGCAGAAGAACCTGCAGAACAAGGATACGGTCACGCGCACCGAGCAACGCTGCAAAACCGTTACCCGTACCCGCGAGGAACTCGTGGGCTACGACGTGCGCTACCGGCTTGATGGCAAGGAAGCCACGGTCCGCATGGATCTGCCACCCACCAGCGACCGCATCCCGGTCAAGGATGGCCAACTGGAACTCAGCGCAGTCACACCGGCCAAACCGCAGGCCTGA
- a CDS encoding helicase HerA-like domain-containing protein — MTQPLLIAKSATQALHLLPALANRHGLITGATGTGKTVTLQRLAQSFSQIGVPVFLADVKGDLSGIGAAGASSPKLQARLDQLGETLDYAACPVAFWDVFGKSGHPARATISDMGPLLLARLLNLNEVQAGVLQLVFKIADDNGLLLLDLKDLRAMVQYTGDNAKQFTTEYGNISAASIGAIQRGLLSLEQEGGASFFGEPMLDINDLMQTDANGHGVVNVLAADQLYQRPKLYATFLLWLLAELFEQLPEVGDRDKPKLVFFFDEAHLLFADAPDALVEKVEQVVRLIRSKGVGVYFVTQNPLDIPESILGQLGNRVQHALRAFTPRDQKAVKVAAETLRANPAFNAEAAIMELGVGEALVSFLDERGSPDVVERAFILPPGSRLGPLSPDERRAQIEGSAIYGHYEKIEDRESAYEKLRGAPAAAGGAPAPLATPAGTPAPQAEDGGSGIGGVLGEFLFGRTGPRGGKHDGVVQTAAKSMARTVANEVGRQILRGVLGSIMGGRKR; from the coding sequence ATGACACAGCCCTTGCTGATCGCCAAATCCGCCACGCAGGCTCTGCATCTCCTCCCTGCCCTTGCCAACCGCCACGGCCTGATTACCGGGGCCACCGGTACGGGCAAGACTGTCACCTTGCAGCGTCTGGCGCAGTCATTCAGTCAGATCGGTGTGCCGGTGTTCCTGGCCGATGTGAAGGGAGATCTATCGGGTATCGGTGCCGCGGGCGCCTCATCGCCCAAGCTGCAGGCACGTCTGGACCAGCTGGGTGAGACGCTCGACTACGCCGCCTGCCCCGTCGCGTTCTGGGATGTGTTCGGCAAGAGCGGCCACCCCGCCCGAGCGACCATCTCCGATATGGGCCCGCTGCTGCTGGCGCGGCTGCTGAATCTGAACGAAGTGCAGGCCGGCGTGCTGCAACTGGTGTTCAAGATCGCCGACGACAATGGCCTGCTGCTGCTTGATCTCAAAGACCTGCGCGCCATGGTCCAGTACACCGGGGACAACGCCAAGCAGTTCACCACCGAATACGGCAACATCTCGGCCGCCAGCATCGGCGCCATCCAGCGCGGCCTACTGAGCCTGGAACAGGAAGGCGGAGCGAGCTTCTTTGGCGAGCCCATGCTCGACATCAACGACCTGATGCAGACCGATGCCAACGGCCATGGCGTGGTCAATGTGCTCGCCGCCGACCAGCTCTACCAGCGCCCCAAGCTGTATGCGACCTTCCTGCTGTGGCTGCTGGCTGAGCTGTTCGAGCAACTGCCCGAAGTGGGCGACCGAGACAAACCCAAGCTGGTGTTCTTTTTCGACGAAGCCCACCTGCTGTTCGCCGATGCGCCCGACGCGCTGGTTGAGAAGGTCGAACAGGTCGTCCGCCTGATCCGCTCCAAGGGCGTAGGCGTGTACTTCGTGACCCAGAATCCGCTCGATATCCCCGAGTCCATCCTCGGCCAGCTCGGCAACCGCGTGCAGCACGCGCTGCGGGCATTCACCCCGCGCGACCAGAAGGCCGTCAAGGTAGCCGCCGAAACGCTGCGCGCCAATCCGGCCTTCAATGCCGAAGCCGCGATCATGGAACTGGGCGTGGGTGAAGCACTGGTCTCGTTTCTGGATGAGCGCGGCAGCCCGGACGTGGTCGAGCGCGCCTTCATCCTGCCGCCCGGATCGCGCCTTGGTCCGCTGAGCCCCGATGAGCGCCGTGCGCAGATCGAGGGCTCGGCCATTTATGGCCATTACGAAAAAATCGAAGACCGCGAATCCGCTTACGAGAAGCTGCGCGGCGCGCCAGCCGCCGCGGGTGGCGCACCTGCACCGCTTGCTACACCGGCAGGTACACCCGCTCCGCAGGCAGAAGACGGCGGTAGCGGCATAGGCGGCGTGCTCGGCGAATTCCTGTTCGGCCGCACCGGCCCGCGCGGCGGCAAGCACGACGGTGTCGTCCAGACAGCCGCCAAAAGCATGGCGCGCACGGTGGCCAACGAGGTCGGGCGACAGATCCTGCGGGGTGTGCTGGGCTCCATCATGGGTGGGCGCAAGCGCTAA
- a CDS encoding molybdopterin-dependent oxidoreductase — MNKRQFLQTSALGLAATSLPVAAAGRRTPGPVLLTLTGQIGKSNRGAFDPAFDQMLGKHKANFSKAYTFDYAALAALPAITIKPTLEYDGKVHTLSGPLLTHVLAMAGVKDGNPRILLQALDGYTVAPTLDEIRNYRFIIATHRDGVALPLGGIGPLWAVYDADRYPDMAAKPLKERFALCPWGIYHINVQAA, encoded by the coding sequence ATGAACAAGCGTCAATTCCTGCAAACCAGTGCGCTAGGCCTTGCCGCCACCAGTCTCCCCGTCGCTGCCGCCGGCCGCCGCACACCCGGCCCGGTACTGCTGACACTGACCGGCCAGATCGGCAAATCCAACCGCGGCGCATTCGACCCGGCGTTTGACCAGATGCTGGGCAAGCACAAGGCCAACTTCAGCAAGGCCTACACGTTCGACTACGCCGCACTGGCCGCCCTGCCCGCCATCACCATCAAACCCACGCTCGAATACGATGGCAAGGTCCACACGCTCAGCGGCCCACTGCTCACCCATGTGCTGGCCATGGCCGGCGTCAAGGACGGCAACCCGCGCATCCTGCTGCAGGCACTGGACGGCTACACCGTGGCCCCTACGCTCGATGAAATCCGTAACTACCGCTTCATCATTGCCACCCACCGCGATGGTGTGGCCCTGCCTTTGGGTGGGATCGGCCCGCTCTGGGCCGTGTATGACGCCGACCGCTACCCCGATATGGCAGCAAAACCGCTGAAGGAGCGCTTTGCCCTATGCCCTTGGGGGATCTACCACATCAACGTACAGGCAGCGTGA
- a CDS encoding DUF1615 domain-containing protein, with the protein MPLRFLILLLLLSGCATTVTPLSPPVAPEAIPADPVAPPSPAVPGTMPPMVAAPTAPLPNPAPVPPPRWTDPRAGKALLDQVLPRQIPDRAGWSADIFKAFTALKIPYTAEYFCATSAVIEQESLWKADPPVPGLGKMVWKQIEAKANAKHIPMPLVRAALQIKSRNGLSYAKRIDTLRTERQMNALFEEMAAEARAMGLPVSIPNPIRTGGPMQVSVAFAEGHTQAWPYPYAYEGSVRNEVFTRRGGVYFGIAILLHYRAPYRDMRYRFADYNAGRYASRNAAFQAALSRLSGRKLALDGDLLRYEAGRPARTRSETQLALAKLATQLKLSQAEIDRDLRQEKASEFDQSTLYQRLFTLADAKAGKPMPRAVFPQIRLISPKITRKLTTEWFAKRVDGRYRACLARAQ; encoded by the coding sequence ATGCCATTGCGCTTCCTGATCCTCCTGTTGCTGCTGAGTGGCTGTGCCACCACCGTCACCCCGTTGTCGCCACCCGTGGCACCCGAAGCGATCCCCGCCGATCCTGTCGCGCCGCCCTCGCCTGCCGTGCCCGGAACGATGCCACCCATGGTTGCCGCCCCCACCGCCCCCCTGCCGAATCCAGCACCCGTGCCACCGCCACGCTGGACGGACCCGCGTGCCGGCAAGGCGCTGCTCGATCAGGTCTTGCCCCGGCAGATTCCCGACCGTGCTGGCTGGTCAGCCGATATCTTCAAGGCCTTCACGGCACTGAAAATCCCGTATACCGCTGAATACTTCTGTGCGACCAGCGCGGTAATCGAGCAGGAATCGTTGTGGAAGGCCGATCCGCCCGTGCCGGGCCTGGGCAAGATGGTGTGGAAGCAGATCGAAGCCAAAGCCAATGCCAAACATATTCCCATGCCCTTGGTACGCGCTGCCCTGCAGATTAAAAGCCGCAATGGCCTGAGCTACGCCAAGCGGATCGATACACTCAGGACCGAGCGGCAGATGAATGCGCTGTTCGAGGAAATGGCCGCAGAAGCCCGTGCAATGGGCTTGCCGGTATCGATACCGAATCCCATCCGCACCGGCGGACCCATGCAGGTCAGCGTGGCGTTCGCCGAGGGGCATACCCAGGCTTGGCCCTATCCGTATGCCTATGAGGGCAGCGTGCGCAACGAGGTGTTCACCCGCCGTGGCGGCGTGTACTTCGGCATCGCCATCCTCCTGCATTACCGCGCACCCTATCGGGATATGCGTTACCGCTTTGCCGATTACAACGCTGGCCGTTATGCCAGCCGTAACGCGGCTTTCCAGGCGGCGCTGAGCCGCTTGTCCGGCCGCAAACTCGCACTGGATGGCGACCTGCTGCGTTACGAAGCCGGCCGCCCTGCCCGCACGCGCAGCGAGACCCAGCTCGCCTTGGCCAAACTGGCCACACAGCTCAAGTTAAGCCAGGCCGAGATCGACCGCGACTTGCGCCAGGAAAAAGCCAGCGAGTTCGATCAATCGACGCTGTACCAGCGTCTATTCACCCTGGCCGACGCCAAGGCCGGCAAGCCCATGCCGCGCGCCGTATTCCCGCAAATCCGCCTGATCAGCCCCAAGATCACCCGCAAGCTGACGACCGAGTGGTTCGCCAAGCGGGTGGATGGCCGCTATCGGGCCTGTCTGGCGCGGGCGCAATGA
- a CDS encoding GGDEF domain-containing protein: protein MPKPDPDLQSLAIELESLRAVLDEIGAYVFTKDLDGRYTYVNRRVLELFGVTRDQVLGKDDRDFFDLDLSQQLRQNDLRVMQTGEVTESEETNVIRATGETRVYWSIKKPMRDAEGHIIGLCGISSDITEHKRLENQVREQKVLLDTILDNIDAYVYMKDVNRTCLYANQKLADLYGHPVERMIGRTDGELLSREIADSFWALDQKVFSTGQRHVGEESFTDRKGRVRHYWTIKVPWPTASGLPGLIGFSTDITELHELKEELERQASTDSLTGIANRRSFYEHAEREYTRSRRHAFPLSVIAIDVDHFKRINDEYGHPVGDAVLQDVAACCRIALRNEDMLGRTGGEEFAILLPSTPSTTAMEVAERMRQLIASREVSAAFPELRISASFGVASLVDTDQRFDTLFSRADHALYEAKLQGRNRVALRA, encoded by the coding sequence ATGCCCAAACCGGATCCGGATCTGCAAAGCCTGGCGATTGAGCTGGAATCGTTGCGCGCCGTGCTCGACGAGATCGGCGCCTATGTGTTCACCAAGGATCTGGATGGCCGCTACACCTATGTGAACCGTCGGGTGCTGGAGCTGTTCGGGGTGACCCGCGATCAGGTGCTCGGCAAGGACGACCGCGACTTTTTCGATCTCGATCTCTCGCAGCAGCTACGTCAGAATGACCTGCGCGTGATGCAGACCGGTGAGGTCACCGAGAGCGAGGAAACCAACGTCATCCGTGCCACGGGTGAGACGCGGGTTTACTGGTCCATCAAGAAGCCGATGCGTGATGCGGAGGGCCATATCATCGGCCTGTGCGGCATCTCCTCCGACATCACCGAACACAAGCGCCTGGAAAATCAGGTGCGTGAGCAGAAAGTACTGCTCGATACCATACTCGATAACATCGATGCCTATGTGTACATGAAGGATGTGAACCGCACCTGCCTGTACGCTAACCAGAAGCTGGCCGATCTGTATGGGCACCCGGTCGAACGGATGATAGGCCGCACCGATGGCGAGTTGCTGAGCCGCGAGATTGCAGACAGCTTCTGGGCGTTGGATCAGAAAGTCTTCAGTACCGGGCAGCGCCATGTCGGCGAGGAATCCTTTACCGACCGCAAAGGACGGGTACGTCACTACTGGACCATCAAGGTCCCCTGGCCAACGGCCAGCGGCTTGCCGGGTCTGATCGGTTTCAGCACCGATATCACCGAGCTGCACGAGCTCAAGGAAGAACTGGAGCGCCAAGCCAGCACCGACAGCCTGACCGGCATCGCCAACCGACGCAGTTTTTACGAACATGCCGAGCGCGAATACACGCGTAGCCGCAGGCACGCATTTCCATTGTCGGTGATTGCCATTGATGTCGATCACTTCAAGCGCATCAATGATGAGTACGGCCACCCGGTCGGTGACGCCGTCTTGCAGGATGTTGCTGCATGCTGTCGCATCGCACTGCGTAACGAAGACATGCTGGGCCGGACCGGTGGCGAAGAATTTGCCATCCTCTTGCCCAGCACGCCCAGCACCACAGCCATGGAGGTGGCCGAGCGCATGCGCCAGCTGATCGCAAGCCGCGAAGTCAGCGCAGCCTTCCCCGAGCTGCGTATCAGTGCCAGCTTTGGCGTCGCCAGCCTAGTCGATACCGACCAGCGTTTCGATACGCTGTTCTCGCGTGCGGACCATGCCTTGTACGAAGCGAAGTTGCAGGGGCGGAATCGTGTTGCGCTACGTGCCTGA